The following coding sequences are from one Rhineura floridana isolate rRhiFlo1 chromosome 2, rRhiFlo1.hap2, whole genome shotgun sequence window:
- the RPS13 gene encoding small ribosomal subunit protein uS15: MGRMHAPGKGLSQSALPYRRSVPTWLKLTSDDVKEQIYKLAKKGLTPSQIGVILRDSHGVAQVRFVTGNKILRILKSKGLAPDLPEDLYHLIKKAVAVRKHLERNRKDKDAKFRLILIESRIHRLARYYKTKRVLPPNWKYESSTASALVA, from the exons ATGGGCCGTATGCACGCTCCAGG GAAGGGTCTATCCCAGTCAGCCTTGCCCTATAGGCGAAGTGTGCCTACA TGGCTCAAACTTACTTCTGATGATGTCAAAGAGCAGATCTACAAGCTGGCGAAGAAGGGCCTAACTCCCTCACAAATTG GTGTGATCCTCAGGGATTCCCATGGTGTTGCCCAGGTTCGTTTTGTGACAGGCAACAAAATTCTAAGGATTCTTAAATCCAAGGGACTTGCCCCTGATCTTCCTGAAGACCTTTACCACTTAATCAAGAAGGCTGTGGCTGTCCGTAAGCATCTTGAGAGGAACCGGAAG GATAAAGATGCCAAATTCCGCCTCATTTTGATTGAGAGCAGAATCCATAGGCTGGCTCGTTACTACAAGACCAAGAGAGTACTCCCACCTAATTGGAAGTA CGAATCatccacagcatctgctttggtTGCATAA